The following proteins are encoded in a genomic region of Primulina huaijiensis isolate GDHJ02 chromosome 3, ASM1229523v2, whole genome shotgun sequence:
- the LOC140972955 gene encoding uncharacterized protein translates to MSELCDSKIRIFTLLFSDLVLFCSLILSHALYFSYFVFFLPYILKLVSFIYPLFITTFLVLFAVLTGLVHDSFSTEFGQSWVGYLQIACGSVLERLQSKKEDENGGFGCLEDLEMYKIVFGPSVMGVEGNQVEIMEEKSGEYPLQGLQSSVKEDSFDGDLNLNKCELFTADKVKESSALGAEMEEKRLESFLKLLDGFERMNPRVDDKKVEPRVNKETEKIGEKQIALSPQGNASQAAADKINVTNTKWRKEHTPKVKAHSQRLNFNDDYTNENGVENSPTMGSNVGTYGSMRKEKEWRRTLACMLFEERHNVDGGEGMDSLWETYEMDSTNPESSKKKNDKKKSGFESDEEYDYEDEMEANLCCLQAIKLSAGKMNLGVGKPNLVKFSKAVKGFGWLHRVGKKNKKVHNSGDRY, encoded by the coding sequence ATGTCTGAGTTGTGCGATTCCAAGATTAGAATTTTCACGCTTTTATTTTCTGACTTGGTTTTATTTTGTTCACTCATTCTTTCTCATGCGCTCTACTTTTCTTACTTCGTTTTCTTCTTACCTTACATTCTCAAACTCGTATCTTTTATCTACCCTCTTTTCATTACCACTTTCCTTGTCCTCTTTGCTGTTCTTACTGGTCTTGTTCATGATAGTTTCTCCACTGAATTTGGTCAAAGCTGGGTTGGCTATCTGCAGATTGCTTGTGGGTCTGTTTTAGAAAggttgcagtccaagaaagaagaTGAAAATGGAGGGTTTGGCTGTTTGGAGGATCTTGAAATGTATAAAATTGTGTTTGGCCCTTCAGTGATGGGAGTTGAAGGAAACCAAGTTGAGATTATGGAGGAAAAATCAGGAGAATATCCTCTGCAAGGATTACAATCAAGTGTTAAAGAAGATTCATTCGATGGAGACCTCAACCTTAACAAATGTGAGCTTTTCACTGCTGATAAGGTAAAAGAAAGTTCGGCTCTTGGTGCTGAGATGGAGGAGAAGAGATTGGAGAGTTTCTTGAAATTGTTGGATGGATTCGAAAGGATGAATCCAAGAGTGGATGACAAGAAAGTCGAGCCACGAGTGAACAAGGAAACCGAAAAAATAGGTGAAAAACAGATTGCGTTGTCACCTCAGGGAAATGCATCCCAGGCAGCAGctgataaaataaatgtgaCTAACACCAAATGGAGAAAAGAGCACACTCCCAAAGTCAAAGCACATTCTCAAAGGCTAAACTTTAATGATGATTATACTAATGAAAATGGCGTGGAGAACTCTCCAACAATGGGTTCAAATGTTGGGACTTATGGATCCATGAGGAAGGAAAAGGAGTGGAGAAGGACGTTGGCGTGCATGTTATTCGAGGAGCGACACAATGTGGATGGTGGTGAAGGGATGGACTCGTTGTGGGAGACATACGAAATGGATTCAACTAATCCTGAGTCGTCGAAGAAGAAGAACGATAAAAAGAAGAGTGGATTTGAATCCGATGAAGAGTATGACTATGAAGACGAGATGGAGGCCAATCTGTGTTGCTTACAAGCCATCAAATTGTCGGCAGGGAAAATGAATTTAGGCGTGGGAAAGCCTAATCTTGTTAAGTTTTCCAAGGCTGTTAAAGGGTTCGGATGGTTGCATCGAGTCggcaagaaaaacaagaaggtGCATAATAGTGGAGACAGATACTAG
- the LOC140972956 gene encoding nuclear transport factor 2-like isoform X2, translating into MAAEAAGVTQTPVSAQVVGNAFVQQYYHILHHSPELVHRFYQDTSKLGRPEAEGSMSITTTMQAINEKIVSLNYGDFKAEIKSVDAQESFGGGFQVLVTGYLTGKDKAVRNFAQTFFLAPQERGYFVLNDMFRFVDNANVNPAVVNDVVVPIRAEPVPSSVQENHTSELSTPSADVSILEEVYYPTENGDVNEDVPVVEEEVPISEVDDQAKDDSQIVVESNAKSEEVLKKSYASIVMDLKESAATFSPPPSASRKAPSVNAEQQIPTFTPVNDEPVSNAESATDNGNNQEGEADGYSVYIKGLPMNATEALLEEVFKKFGTIKIDGIQVRSNRQQGFCFGFVEFEEASSVQKALEASPVTISGRQAFVEEKRSTNSRGNFRGRFQTGRGSGFRNEGVRGRGNYGGGGRGYSRGDFNGRSDFVNRGGNRGGSSNHDGYQRSDNAYGNRGRMNRPGGMGNGSAKNMTPRVSATA; encoded by the exons ATGGCGGCGGAGGCAGCAGGAGTTACGCAGACCCCAGTTTCTGCTCAAGTT GTTGGGAACGCATTTGTGCAGCAGTATTATCACATCTTGCATCATTCTCCGGAGCTTGTTCACCGGTTTTACCAGGACACCAGCAAACTTGGGCGACCTGAGGCCGAAGGATCCATGAGTATTACCACCACTATGCAA GCCATTAATGAGAAAATTGTTTCCCTCAACTATGGAGATTTCAAAGCTGAGATCAAATCTGTGGATGCACAAGAGTCCTTTGGTGGTGGTTTTCAGGTTCTCGTTACTGGTTATCTGACAGGGAAGGACAAAGCTGTTCGcaattttgctcaaactttcTTCCTCGCGCCACAAGAGAGAGGCTACTTTGTTTTGAATGACATGTTTCGATTTGTGGACAATGCTAATGTGAATCCAGCAGTGGTCAATGATGTTGTGGTGCCCATTAGAGCTGAGCCAG TTCCATCTTCAGTTCAGGAGAACCATACTTCCGAGCTCAGTACGCCTTCTGCTGATGTATCTATTTTAGAAGAAGTTTACTATCCAACTGAGAATGGAGATGTGAATGAAGATGTGCCCGTTGTTGAAGAAGAGGTTCCCATCAGTGAGGTTGATGACCAAGCAAAGGATGATTCTCAGATCGTAGTTGAGTCGAATGCTAAAAGTGAGGAAGTGTTAAAGAAGTCTTATGCTTCTATT GTGATGGATCTCAAGGAAAGTGCAGCAACTTTCTCACCTCCACCATCTGCTTCTCGGAAAGCTCCGTCGGTGAACGCGGAGCAGCAGATCCCAACATTTACCCCAGTAAATGATGAACCTGTTTCCAATGCGGAATCTGCCACTGATAATGGAAATAACCAAGAGGGTGAAG CTGATGGTTACTCGGTATATATAAAAGGCCTTCCAATGAATGCTACTGAAGCCCTACTTGAggaagtattcaagaaatttggGACAATCAAGATTGATGGAATTCAAGTTAGAAGCAACAGA CAACAAGGATTTTGTTTTGGATTTGTTGAATTTGAAGAGGCAAGTTCTGTGCAAAAAGCTCTCGAG GCCTCTCCAGTGACAATCAGTGGTCGCCAAGCGTTTGTTGAGGAAAAGAGGTCGACAAATTCTCGAG GGAATTTTCGAGGGAGATTTCAAACTGGAAGGGGTTCTGGATTCAGAAATGAGGGAGTCAGAGGGCGTGGAAACTATGGGGGAGGTGGCAGGGGTTACAGCAGGGGCGATTTTAATGGCAGGAGTGATTTTGTTAACAGGGGTGGCAATCGTGGAGGATCTTCAAATCACGATGGATATCAGAGGTCTGATAATGCTTATGGCAATAGAGGCCGCATGAACCGTCCTGGTGGGATGGGCAATGGTAGTGCTAAAAACATGACGCCGCGGGTTTCTGCAACTGCTTGA
- the LOC140972956 gene encoding nuclear transport factor 2-like isoform X1, whose amino-acid sequence MAAEAAGVTQTPVSAQVVGNAFVQQYYHILHHSPELVHRFYQDTSKLGRPEAEGSMSITTTMQAINEKIVSLNYGDFKAEIKSVDAQESFGGGFQVLVTGYLTGKDKAVRNFAQTFFLAPQERGYFVLNDMFRFVDNANVNPAVVNDVVVPIRAEPGDYAIQLVIFPFVIFFNFLNFLFLLAVPSSVQENHTSELSTPSADVSILEEVYYPTENGDVNEDVPVVEEEVPISEVDDQAKDDSQIVVESNAKSEEVLKKSYASIVMDLKESAATFSPPPSASRKAPSVNAEQQIPTFTPVNDEPVSNAESATDNGNNQEGEADGYSVYIKGLPMNATEALLEEVFKKFGTIKIDGIQVRSNRQQGFCFGFVEFEEASSVQKALEASPVTISGRQAFVEEKRSTNSRGNFRGRFQTGRGSGFRNEGVRGRGNYGGGGRGYSRGDFNGRSDFVNRGGNRGGSSNHDGYQRSDNAYGNRGRMNRPGGMGNGSAKNMTPRVSATA is encoded by the exons ATGGCGGCGGAGGCAGCAGGAGTTACGCAGACCCCAGTTTCTGCTCAAGTT GTTGGGAACGCATTTGTGCAGCAGTATTATCACATCTTGCATCATTCTCCGGAGCTTGTTCACCGGTTTTACCAGGACACCAGCAAACTTGGGCGACCTGAGGCCGAAGGATCCATGAGTATTACCACCACTATGCAA GCCATTAATGAGAAAATTGTTTCCCTCAACTATGGAGATTTCAAAGCTGAGATCAAATCTGTGGATGCACAAGAGTCCTTTGGTGGTGGTTTTCAGGTTCTCGTTACTGGTTATCTGACAGGGAAGGACAAAGCTGTTCGcaattttgctcaaactttcTTCCTCGCGCCACAAGAGAGAGGCTACTTTGTTTTGAATGACATGTTTCGATTTGTGGACAATGCTAATGTGAATCCAGCAGTGGTCAATGATGTTGTGGTGCCCATTAGAGCTGAGCCAGGTGACTATGCCATTCAATTGGTTATTTTCCCCTTTGTCATTTTCTTCAACTTTTTGAATTTTCTGTTTTTGTTGGCAGTTCCATCTTCAGTTCAGGAGAACCATACTTCCGAGCTCAGTACGCCTTCTGCTGATGTATCTATTTTAGAAGAAGTTTACTATCCAACTGAGAATGGAGATGTGAATGAAGATGTGCCCGTTGTTGAAGAAGAGGTTCCCATCAGTGAGGTTGATGACCAAGCAAAGGATGATTCTCAGATCGTAGTTGAGTCGAATGCTAAAAGTGAGGAAGTGTTAAAGAAGTCTTATGCTTCTATT GTGATGGATCTCAAGGAAAGTGCAGCAACTTTCTCACCTCCACCATCTGCTTCTCGGAAAGCTCCGTCGGTGAACGCGGAGCAGCAGATCCCAACATTTACCCCAGTAAATGATGAACCTGTTTCCAATGCGGAATCTGCCACTGATAATGGAAATAACCAAGAGGGTGAAG CTGATGGTTACTCGGTATATATAAAAGGCCTTCCAATGAATGCTACTGAAGCCCTACTTGAggaagtattcaagaaatttggGACAATCAAGATTGATGGAATTCAAGTTAGAAGCAACAGA CAACAAGGATTTTGTTTTGGATTTGTTGAATTTGAAGAGGCAAGTTCTGTGCAAAAAGCTCTCGAG GCCTCTCCAGTGACAATCAGTGGTCGCCAAGCGTTTGTTGAGGAAAAGAGGTCGACAAATTCTCGAG GGAATTTTCGAGGGAGATTTCAAACTGGAAGGGGTTCTGGATTCAGAAATGAGGGAGTCAGAGGGCGTGGAAACTATGGGGGAGGTGGCAGGGGTTACAGCAGGGGCGATTTTAATGGCAGGAGTGATTTTGTTAACAGGGGTGGCAATCGTGGAGGATCTTCAAATCACGATGGATATCAGAGGTCTGATAATGCTTATGGCAATAGAGGCCGCATGAACCGTCCTGGTGGGATGGGCAATGGTAGTGCTAAAAACATGACGCCGCGGGTTTCTGCAACTGCTTGA